The following is a genomic window from bacterium.
CGGAAGGCCTGCTCGGTGATCTGCGGCGCCAGGGCGACGAGTTTGCCCGCCTGTACGGCATCCGGGTCGAGCTGTCGAGCAACGGCACTGAGGACCTGCTGCCGGCCCAGCAGCGTGAGGTCGTCTACCAGGTCGTGCGCGAGGCCCTGACCAACGTGCGGCGGCACTCCGGTTCGTCGATCTGCAGGGTCAGGATGGCCTTCGCGGCCAAGCCGTTCCTGATCGAAGTGTCGGATGAGGGCCGCGGTTTTGTGGCGGCCGGGTCGGGTGGTTACGGACTGGTTGGGATGCGGGAGCGTGCCGCGGGCATCGGCGGCCGGCTGGAGGTGGTCAGCACCCGAGGCCGCGGCACGACCGTCTTCCTTTTCGGCCCCACCTAAGTCCAGGTCATGGTTCTTCCCTCCACTTCATAGCCGGAACGCCCGGCGCCGAAGCCGCATGTCCGCCAGAGGCAGGACCAGCTCGTCAGCGCTCAGGGTCCGGAGCTTGTGAGTCACGCCCTCGACCAGCAGCCGGGTGCCGTGCTCGTCGACCCGGATCGCATGCGCGATCTCCTGCGTTGACAGTCCGTAGCTCAGCAGCTGAGCGACCTCCCCCTCTGACTCGTTGAGACGTCCCAAAGGGCCGCGCAACGCCGCCACCATCGGCGCCAGGGTGATACCGAGGCTCGCCGCATAGCTGACGTCTTCTTCCGAATACCAGTGGTCGCGGCGGCACCCGAGCACGAGCAGGCCGATCGGTCGCCGGCCGGCCTCCCCGACGGGTGCGTAGAGGATCGCGGGCCAGTCCAGCTCCCAGTCGTAGCCGTTGGAGGGCTTGGGATTCTCGATCACCGAATTGACGACCATGGGTCGCTGCTCGTACAGCGCGCGGCGGGACAGGGGCATCAGGGGGCGGCCCTGAAGGAACCGGCGCGAAACCTCCGACGCGGCGATGGGCTGCAGCCGGCCGCCGCGCAGATAGCCGAGGACCCAGCGGTCGTGACAGAGGACGTCGAGGGCCAGTCCCAGCCGGCGCCTGGCTTCTTGGAGGTCTGGGAGCTGGCCCATGCACGCAGGCTAGGCGTGCCTGGCCGGGTCTGGCCTCAGCGGAACCTCAGCGTTTCCTCAAGAAACGCTGAACCTGTTAGGTTGCCGCTGGGGATAGAGGCGTGACGGCCAAACTCCTAGTCGTCGACGACGAGCCGCGCACGGCGGAGCTCACCGCCGGGCTGCTGCGGCGGGCCGGCTACGCGGTGGAGGTTGCGGGCAGCGGAACCGAAGCCCTGGAAAGAGTCCGGTCGAGCTCCCCAGACCTGATGCTGCTGGACTACGAGATGCCCGACATGGACGCCCCGGAAGTCCTGGATTCGCTCCGGTCCGGCGCCGACCGGGTCGCGTTTCCCGTGATCATCCTGACGGGGGCGCGTCACGCGCCTGCGGATCAGGTCGTCGGGATCGAGCGCGGCGCCACCGACTACATCGTCAAGGGCACCGACCGGCAGGTGCTGCTGGCCCGGGTCCGCGGGGCGCTCAGGGAACGGGCGCCGGTGACCCGGATCATCGCCAGCGGGCGGCTGCGCGTGGATGTCGCGAGCGGTCAAGCCTGGCTGGGCCAGCGAGCGCTCAAGCTCGAGCGCCGTCCCCTGCTGATGCTGCAGCTACTGGCGAGCCGTTCCGGCGAGGTCGTGCCGCGCGGCGAATTGCTCGAGCGCGTGTGGGGAAGCACGTATGCCGGTTTTGAGCACAGCGTCGAGCAGGCTGTGCACGAGATCCGCCGCGCGCTCAAGGAGCCGGGCTGGGTTGAGACAGTACGTGGGATCGGCTACAGGCTCGTCGTCCAGGCCTGAGCTGGCGGCGGCGCTGCACCGGCTGCGCTCGACGCTGGCGAGGCTGAAAGCTGAGCTGGAGCTGGCCGAAGCGGACGGCACGGCGCCGGCGGCCGAACGGTTGTTGGGTGATCTGGACGAGGCGTTGACGCTGCTCCGAACGGTGGAGGAGGCCGCCTTCGTGCTGTCTCCCGTGCTCGTCGTGGATGACGACGCGCGGCTGGCGGAGATCACGGCGCGGGGCTTGCGGCGCCTGGGTTACGAGGCGGATTCGAAGAGCGCTCTGCGGCCGTTGCGGCCGCGCGAGATCGTGGTTTTCGACCTGAGCCTTCTGCCGGCGCTCGATCCGCCGGCGCGGGCAATGCTCCGAGCGTCGCGCCCCATCGTGGTCACAGGAGCCACCGATCCAGGATCACATGCGCTGGCGGCAAGCCTTGACGCCAGCGATTACCTGGTCAAACCCATCGAACTGGAAGTTCTGGCCGCGGCGATCAGCCGCCGAATGGCGGAACAATGACCATGAGGACGGCGCCCCGGCGACCGCAGTAACCTGGCGGCGGCGACGCCGTTGGGATTGACGTGAGAAGGCGGAACGTCCTGATGGCCGGCTTCGGCCTGGGCGGGCTTGTCGTCCTGGCCCTGGTCGTGCTTGCCGGCGGCGTGTTCCGATTGCCCGGGCAACGTCCCGCCGGCGCCACCCTCGTTTCTCCCGCACCGTCTGCCGTGCCCTCACCCTCCATCCCGGCGTCGCCTGATGGCAACGCTGTATCCGCGAGCCCCCCGCCCGTCGCGGCCGGACCCGGCGCGCGCGCCGGTGCGGCCCTGATCTACGACCCCGAGGATCATGGGGTCCTGCTTTTTGGCGGCGCCGCCTCAGTCACAACCCCAGATGGTCACAACCCCTCCATCACACTGGGGGACACGTGGCTGTGGGATGGCCGGTCCTGGCGGCAGCTCGACGTGCAGGGGCCTGGGGCCCGCAGCGCCGCGATGGTCGCCTATGACTCGGTCAGGCACGTCGTGGTCCTGTTCGGCGGATCGGGTCCAGGGGGCGTGGGCCAGGGTCTGTATTTCCAGGACACCTGGACCTGGGACGGCGTTCAGTGGCAGCTGCGGCACCCGGCGCACATGCCCAACCCGAGGATGCGCGCTGGAATGGCATTCGACGAACACCACGGTGTGATCGTGATGTTCGGTGGCGAGGGCGAGACGACGACATACACCGCCACCTGGACCTGGGACGGTGTCGACTGGACGTTGCTCGATCCCACGACCACGCCGCCGGCAAGGCGTTTCTTCGGGATGGCCTACGACAT
Proteins encoded in this region:
- a CDS encoding response regulator transcription factor, which gives rise to MTAKLLVVDDEPRTAELTAGLLRRAGYAVEVAGSGTEALERVRSSSPDLMLLDYEMPDMDAPEVLDSLRSGADRVAFPVIILTGARHAPADQVVGIERGATDYIVKGTDRQVLLARVRGALRERAPVTRIIASGRLRVDVASGQAWLGQRALKLERRPLLMLQLLASRSGEVVPRGELLERVWGSTYAGFEHSVEQAVHEIRRALKEPGWVETVRGIGYRLVVQA
- a CDS encoding response regulator codes for the protein MGSATGSSSRPELAAALHRLRSTLARLKAELELAEADGTAPAAERLLGDLDEALTLLRTVEEAAFVLSPVLVVDDDARLAEITARGLRRLGYEADSKSALRPLRPREIVVFDLSLLPALDPPARAMLRASRPIVVTGATDPGSHALAASLDASDYLVKPIELEVLAAAISRRMAEQ